One window from the genome of Pseudonocardia hierapolitana encodes:
- a CDS encoding SDR family NAD(P)-dependent oxidoreductase — protein sequence MAGEFDGLVAAVTGGASGIGAAIAQRLMADGARVAVLDRDVSNPPEGALAVQADVSDDASVRAAVDRVLQEWDRLDVLVNNAGIGAQGTVADNSDDEWLQVLNVNLLGMVRTARAALPALRRSPSAAIVNTGSIAATAGIPQRAVYSASKGAVHALTRAMAADHLAEGIRVCAVAPGTADTPWIGRLLERADDPAAERAALEARQPHGRLVSAEEVAGAVAYLASPRSTSTTGIVLAVDGGMQELRLRPRS from the coding sequence ATGGCGGGGGAGTTCGACGGGCTGGTCGCGGCCGTCACGGGCGGGGCGTCGGGGATCGGCGCGGCGATCGCGCAGCGGCTGATGGCCGACGGCGCCCGCGTCGCCGTGCTGGACCGGGACGTGAGCAACCCGCCGGAAGGCGCGCTCGCCGTGCAGGCCGACGTCAGCGACGACGCCTCGGTGCGGGCCGCCGTGGATCGCGTGCTGCAGGAGTGGGACCGCCTCGACGTGCTGGTGAACAACGCCGGCATCGGGGCGCAGGGCACCGTCGCGGACAACTCCGACGACGAGTGGCTCCAAGTGCTGAACGTCAACCTGCTGGGGATGGTCCGCACCGCCCGGGCGGCGCTGCCCGCGTTGCGGAGGTCCCCGTCCGCCGCGATCGTCAACACCGGCTCGATCGCCGCCACCGCGGGCATCCCGCAGCGGGCCGTCTACAGCGCGAGCAAGGGTGCCGTGCACGCCCTCACCAGGGCGATGGCCGCCGACCACCTCGCCGAGGGCATCCGGGTCTGCGCCGTCGCGCCGGGCACCGCCGACACCCCCTGGATCGGGCGGCTGCTGGAGCGCGCCGACGACCCGGCTGCGGAGCGGGCTGCTCTGGAGGCACGCCAGCCGCACGGGCGGCTCGTGTCGGCCGAGGAGGTGGCCGGCGCGGTGGCCTACCTGGCGAGCCCGCGCTCGACCTCGACCACCGGCATCGTGCTCGCCGTGGACGGCGGGATGCAGGAGCTGCGCCTCAGGCCGAGGTCGTAG
- a CDS encoding fumarylacetoacetate hydrolase family protein produces MKLARLGPAGAEIPALVTDTATYDLRGLARDIDAGFLARDGVAEVRAAADAGSLPVLEGAADLRVGSPVARPGAVICIGMNYAAHAAESGAAPPEHPVVFFKTPNTVGGPNDDVAMPRSENAKVDWEVELGVVIGSTAAYLDSPEQSLAHVAGFVVADDLSERYAQIEVSGGQWSKGKCAPGFCPTGPWLVTPDEVDHGNLRLRSWVNGDPRQDSTTKDMIFDVEFIVWHLSQYMTLEPGDLVITGTPQGVALSGRFPFLKAGDVVEIEIEGLGRQRHTFVEGR; encoded by the coding sequence ATGAAGCTCGCTCGACTCGGACCTGCCGGAGCCGAGATCCCCGCACTCGTCACCGACACCGCGACCTACGACCTGCGCGGGCTCGCCCGCGACATCGACGCCGGCTTCCTCGCCCGCGACGGAGTGGCCGAAGTGCGCGCGGCCGCGGACGCGGGCTCGCTCCCGGTGCTGGAGGGGGCGGCGGACCTGCGCGTCGGCTCGCCCGTCGCCCGTCCCGGAGCGGTGATCTGCATCGGGATGAACTACGCGGCGCACGCCGCCGAGTCCGGCGCGGCGCCGCCGGAGCACCCGGTGGTCTTCTTCAAGACGCCGAACACGGTGGGCGGCCCGAACGACGACGTCGCCATGCCGCGCAGCGAGAACGCCAAGGTCGACTGGGAGGTCGAGCTCGGCGTCGTGATCGGAAGCACCGCCGCCTACCTCGATTCGCCCGAGCAGAGCCTCGCCCACGTGGCCGGCTTCGTGGTGGCCGACGACCTGTCGGAGCGCTACGCCCAGATCGAGGTCTCGGGCGGTCAGTGGAGCAAGGGCAAGTGCGCACCCGGGTTCTGCCCGACGGGGCCGTGGCTCGTGACGCCCGACGAGGTGGATCACGGCAACCTGCGCCTGCGCAGCTGGGTGAACGGCGACCCGCGCCAGGACTCCACCACGAAGGACATGATCTTCGACGTCGAGTTCATCGTCTGGCACCTGTCGCAGTACATGACGCTCGAGCCGGGCGACCTGGTGATCACCGGCACCCCGCAGGGCGTCGCCCTCTCCGGGCGGTTCCCGTTCCTGAAGGCGGGCGACGTGGTGGAGATCGAGATCGAGGGCCTCGGCCGCCAGCGCCACACGTTCGTGGAGGGTCGCTGA
- a CDS encoding aldo/keto reductase produces MPDRMPPLGKLGFGGANLGNLFTEMSDEQAHAVLQAAWDAGIRYFDTAPHYGLGLAERRLGAFLATKPRDEFVVSTKVGRRLEPSPETSDESDEEGGFVVPADVRRVWDASAGCVRRSLDESLERLGLDRVDVLFLHDPDEYPDMEASVATAVPALVALREEGLVRAVGIGSKSVAAHLAGVRAGDLDLLMVAGRYTLLEQPAAPELIPECRERGIGIAVAGAFNSGLLATSTPGPGARYEYGDAPAEVVEKAQRLAMVCGKYGVELPAAALQFPLREPVVRSVVLGATEPAHIEQNVARIGEPIPEELWEQLAVEGFLP; encoded by the coding sequence ATGCCTGACCGCATGCCCCCGCTCGGGAAGCTCGGCTTCGGCGGGGCCAACCTCGGCAACCTCTTCACGGAGATGTCCGACGAGCAGGCGCACGCCGTGCTGCAGGCGGCCTGGGACGCGGGCATCCGCTACTTCGACACGGCACCCCACTACGGGCTCGGGCTCGCCGAGCGCCGGCTCGGCGCGTTCCTCGCCACCAAGCCGCGCGACGAGTTCGTCGTCTCCACCAAGGTGGGCCGGCGGCTGGAGCCGAGCCCCGAAACATCAGATGAGTCGGACGAGGAAGGCGGGTTCGTGGTGCCCGCCGACGTCCGCCGGGTGTGGGACGCCTCGGCCGGTTGCGTGCGCCGCAGCCTGGACGAGTCCCTCGAGCGGCTCGGCCTCGACCGCGTCGACGTGCTGTTCCTGCACGATCCCGACGAGTACCCGGACATGGAGGCGTCGGTCGCGACCGCCGTGCCCGCCCTCGTCGCGCTGCGCGAGGAAGGTCTCGTGCGCGCGGTGGGGATCGGGTCCAAGTCGGTGGCGGCCCACCTGGCCGGCGTGCGCGCGGGCGATCTCGACCTGCTGATGGTCGCCGGCCGGTACACGCTGCTCGAGCAGCCCGCCGCGCCCGAGCTGATCCCGGAGTGCCGGGAGCGCGGGATCGGCATCGCGGTCGCGGGCGCCTTCAACTCCGGGTTGCTCGCGACCTCGACGCCGGGACCCGGTGCGCGCTACGAGTACGGCGACGCCCCGGCCGAGGTCGTCGAGAAGGCGCAGCGGCTCGCGATGGTGTGCGGGAAGTACGGGGTCGAGCTCCCGGCCGCAGCGCTGCAGTTCCCGCTGCGCGAGCCGGTGGTCCGCTCGGTCGTGCTGGGAGCCACCGAACCCGCGCACATCGAGCAGAACGTGGCCCGGATCGGCGAGCCGATCCCCGAGGAACTGTGGGAGCAGCTCGCGGTCGAGGGGTTCCTGCCGTGA
- a CDS encoding DUF3311 domain-containing protein has protein sequence MGRWHLLLLVPFLTLVTPWFNSVEPRLAGMPFFYWAQFAWIPVTIACLAAVHLRTRPPLGESS, from the coding sequence GTGGGTCGATGGCATCTGCTCCTGCTCGTGCCGTTCCTCACGCTCGTGACCCCGTGGTTCAACTCCGTCGAGCCGCGCCTCGCCGGGATGCCGTTCTTCTACTGGGCCCAGTTCGCGTGGATCCCGGTCACCATCGCGTGTCTCGCGGCGGTCCACCTCCGCACGCGGCCCCCGCTCGGCGAGTCATCCTGA
- a CDS encoding peroxidase-related enzyme (This protein belongs to a clade of uncharacterized proteins related to peroxidases such as the alkylhydroperoxidase AhpD.) has translation MTEAVPVSRFGHVELEDMPDDLRARVGVIAEKSGFVPNVFRALARRPAELRAFLDYHDALMDSDDGLSRAERELVVVATSGANHCTYCIVAHGAILRVRTKDPEIADRVASNPWGVELSRRERAIVDLALLVATDSAALTEAELDDARAAGLTDEEIWDVGAITALFAMSNRLAHLTALRPNPEFYLMGRLPRT, from the coding sequence ATGACAGAAGCGGTCCCCGTGAGCCGGTTCGGCCACGTCGAGCTGGAGGACATGCCCGACGACCTGCGCGCGCGGGTCGGCGTCATCGCCGAGAAGTCGGGCTTCGTGCCGAATGTGTTCCGCGCGCTCGCGCGCAGGCCGGCGGAGCTGCGGGCATTCCTGGACTACCACGACGCGTTGATGGACTCCGACGACGGGTTGAGCCGCGCCGAGCGGGAGCTGGTGGTCGTCGCGACGTCGGGTGCGAACCACTGCACCTACTGCATCGTGGCCCACGGGGCGATCCTGCGTGTCCGCACGAAGGACCCGGAGATCGCCGACCGGGTGGCGAGCAACCCGTGGGGCGTCGAGCTGAGCAGGCGTGAACGGGCGATCGTCGATCTCGCGCTGCTGGTCGCCACCGACTCCGCCGCCCTCACCGAGGCCGAGCTGGACGACGCGCGGGCGGCCGGGCTGACCGACGAGGAGATCTGGGACGTCGGTGCCATCACGGCGCTGTTCGCGATGTCCAACCGGCTCGCACACCTCACGGCGCTGCGCCCGAACCCGGAGTTCTACCTGATGGGAAGGCTGCCCCGGACCTGA
- a CDS encoding phosphoenolpyruvate carboxykinase (GTP), with translation MTAMTVSGIDGAPTANAELLSWVREVADLTTPDRVVWCDGSDAEWDRMTAQLVEAGTFVKLNESKKPNSFWAASDPDDVARVEERTFICSAERDGAGPTNNWMDPAEMKSTMTDLYRGCMRGRTMYVIPFCMGPTDAEIPMLGVEITDSEYVVVSMRIMTRMGASVLPLFADRGGSFVKGLHSVGAPLEPGQEDVPWPCNDTKYISHFPETREIWSFGSGYGGNALLGKKCYALRIASAIAHDEGWLAEHMLILKLISPEEKAYYVAAAFPSACGKTNLAMLQPTVPGWRAETIGDDIAWMRFGEDGRLYAVNPEFGFFGVAPGTNWKTNPNAMRTIEKGNSLFTNVALTDDGDVWWEGLEGEPQHLTSWLGEDWTPDSDKPAAHPNSRYTTPIAQCPVVAPEWNDPQGVPISAILFGGRRKTTVPLITESRDWQHGTFMGATMSSEMTAAAKGGKGQVRRDPMAMLPFLGYNAGDYFQHWVNVGKGADADKLPRIFYVNWFRRGEDGRFLWPGFGENSRVLKWAIERIEGTAPATETAIGYVPAADALDLDGLDVPVADIEAALAVDTEEWKAEIPLIEEWFEKIGDRLPTSMRDELEALKLRLGA, from the coding sequence ATGACTGCGATGACCGTGTCGGGGATCGACGGGGCGCCCACCGCGAACGCTGAGCTGCTGTCCTGGGTGCGCGAGGTCGCGGACCTCACCACGCCGGACCGGGTCGTGTGGTGCGACGGGTCCGACGCGGAGTGGGACCGCATGACGGCGCAGCTCGTCGAGGCGGGCACCTTCGTGAAGCTCAACGAGTCGAAGAAACCGAATTCGTTCTGGGCCGCCTCCGACCCCGACGACGTCGCGCGTGTCGAGGAGCGCACCTTCATCTGCAGCGCCGAGCGGGACGGTGCGGGCCCCACCAACAACTGGATGGACCCGGCCGAGATGAAGAGCACGATGACGGATCTCTACCGCGGGTGCATGCGCGGCCGGACGATGTACGTCATCCCGTTCTGCATGGGCCCGACCGATGCGGAGATCCCCATGCTCGGCGTCGAGATCACCGACTCCGAGTACGTGGTCGTCTCCATGCGGATCATGACGCGGATGGGTGCGTCCGTGCTGCCGCTCTTCGCCGACCGCGGCGGCTCGTTCGTGAAGGGCCTGCACTCCGTGGGCGCTCCGCTCGAGCCCGGCCAGGAGGACGTGCCGTGGCCGTGCAACGACACGAAGTACATCAGCCACTTCCCGGAGACCCGCGAGATCTGGAGCTTCGGCTCCGGCTACGGCGGCAACGCCCTGCTGGGCAAGAAGTGCTACGCGCTGCGGATCGCATCCGCGATCGCGCACGACGAGGGCTGGCTCGCCGAGCACATGCTGATCCTCAAATTGATCTCGCCGGAGGAGAAGGCGTACTACGTGGCGGCGGCGTTCCCGTCGGCGTGCGGCAAGACCAACCTGGCCATGTTGCAGCCGACCGTGCCCGGTTGGCGCGCCGAGACGATCGGTGACGACATCGCGTGGATGCGTTTCGGTGAGGACGGTCGCCTCTACGCGGTGAACCCCGAGTTCGGCTTCTTCGGGGTGGCTCCGGGAACGAACTGGAAGACCAATCCGAATGCGATGCGCACGATCGAAAAGGGCAACTCGCTCTTCACCAACGTCGCGCTCACCGACGACGGCGACGTGTGGTGGGAGGGGCTCGAGGGCGAGCCGCAGCACCTGACGTCGTGGCTGGGCGAGGACTGGACCCCGGACTCGGACAAGCCGGCCGCCCACCCCAACTCGCGCTACACCACGCCGATCGCGCAGTGCCCCGTGGTGGCGCCGGAGTGGAACGACCCGCAGGGCGTGCCGATCTCGGCGATCCTCTTCGGGGGCCGCCGCAAGACCACGGTCCCGCTGATCACCGAGTCGCGTGACTGGCAGCACGGCACCTTCATGGGCGCCACCATGTCGAGCGAGATGACGGCCGCGGCCAAGGGCGGGAAGGGCCAGGTGCGGCGCGACCCGATGGCGATGCTGCCCTTCCTCGGCTACAACGCGGGCGACTACTTCCAGCACTGGGTGAACGTCGGCAAGGGCGCCGACGCCGACAAGCTGCCCCGGATCTTCTACGTCAACTGGTTCCGCCGCGGCGAGGACGGCCGCTTCCTGTGGCCGGGCTTCGGCGAGAACTCGCGCGTGCTGAAGTGGGCGATCGAGCGGATCGAGGGCACGGCACCGGCCACCGAGACCGCCATCGGCTACGTCCCCGCCGCCGACGCGCTGGACCTCGACGGCCTCGACGTGCCCGTCGCCGACATCGAAGCGGCGCTCGCGGTCGACACCGAGGAGTGGAAGGCGGAGATCCCGCTCATCGAGGAGTGGTTCGAGAAGATCGGCGACCGCCTGCCCACGTCGATGCGCGACGAGCTGGAGGCCCTCAAGCTCCGCCTCGGCGCGTAG
- a CDS encoding amidohydrolase family protein, producing MIDVHLHLWDLQRSAYQWITPEHGPLHTTITAERAHGELAAVGVERAVLVQADDSVADTEFMLEVAAEHDWVAGVVGWVQLDDPAVAAAQLDRFAADPAFRGVRHLVHDDPRDDFLALPAVRTSLGLLAERGLPYDVPDAWPRHLTATAELAGALPELTVVLDHLGKPPHGRWDFPDWREAFAAVAARPNTVAKVSGLQVRGEPFTAAGIRPSWEAALELFGPDRLMWGSDWPMTLLTAGYTGTWEVMAVLLGELTDAEQGKILAGTAQRVYGLAADLPVRSGGR from the coding sequence GTGATAGACGTCCACCTGCACCTCTGGGACCTGCAGCGCAGCGCGTACCAGTGGATCACCCCCGAGCACGGCCCGCTGCACACCACGATCACCGCGGAGCGAGCACACGGCGAGCTGGCCGCGGTCGGCGTGGAGCGGGCGGTGCTCGTACAGGCCGATGACTCGGTCGCCGACACCGAGTTCATGCTCGAGGTCGCGGCCGAGCACGACTGGGTGGCCGGGGTCGTCGGCTGGGTGCAGCTGGACGACCCGGCCGTCGCCGCCGCCCAGCTCGACCGGTTCGCCGCCGACCCGGCGTTCCGCGGGGTTCGCCACCTGGTGCACGACGACCCTCGCGACGACTTCCTCGCGCTGCCGGCCGTGCGCACGTCGCTCGGGCTGCTCGCCGAGCGCGGCCTGCCCTACGACGTGCCGGACGCCTGGCCCCGTCACCTCACCGCCACCGCGGAGCTGGCCGGAGCGCTGCCCGAGCTCACGGTCGTGCTCGACCACCTCGGCAAGCCTCCGCACGGGAGGTGGGACTTCCCCGATTGGCGTGAGGCGTTCGCCGCGGTGGCCGCCCGGCCGAACACCGTGGCGAAGGTGTCGGGCCTGCAGGTGCGCGGCGAGCCGTTCACGGCCGCCGGTATCCGCCCGTCGTGGGAGGCGGCGCTGGAGCTGTTCGGCCCAGACCGGCTGATGTGGGGCAGCGACTGGCCGATGACGTTGCTCACGGCGGGCTACACCGGTACCTGGGAGGTCATGGCCGTGCTCCTCGGTGAGCTGACCGACGCGGAGCAGGGCAAGATCCTCGCGGGTACCGCCCAGCGGGTCTACGGGCTCGCCGCGGATCTGCCAGTTCGGAGTGGAGGCCGATGA
- a CDS encoding L-fuconate dehydratase, with the protein MSRITALETADVRFPTSLQLDGSDAMNPDPDYSAAYVRIVTDAGDSGHGFVFTIGRGNDVQVAAIEALSGHLVGKDVEPLLGGMGDTWRELVHDSQLRWLGPEKGVMHMAIGAVVNALWDLRAKREGRPLWQVLAAMTPEQLVDLVDFRYLTDALTPEEALQILRAAEPGRAERQERLLREGYPAYTTTPGWLGYDDEKLARLCREAVDEGFDQIKLKVGGDLADDVRRLRIAREAVGPDIRIAVDANQRWDVSDAIAWIKELASFDLAWVEEPTSPDDVLGHAAIARGIAPIPVATGEHMANRVMAKQFLAHDALQVLQIDATRVAGVNENVAMLLLAAKFGVPVCPHAGGVGLCEAVQHLAMFDYVAVSGRLDGRMIEFVDHLHEHFVTPVQVTGGRYRTPTEPGAGTEMHAASLAGYTVVRDA; encoded by the coding sequence GTGAGCCGCATCACCGCCCTGGAGACCGCGGACGTGCGGTTCCCGACCTCGCTCCAGCTCGACGGGTCGGACGCGATGAACCCCGACCCCGACTACTCCGCCGCGTACGTCCGGATCGTCACGGACGCAGGCGACTCCGGACACGGGTTCGTCTTCACCATCGGCCGGGGCAACGACGTGCAGGTCGCCGCGATCGAGGCCCTCTCCGGCCACCTCGTCGGCAAGGACGTCGAGCCGCTGCTCGGCGGGATGGGCGACACCTGGCGCGAGCTGGTGCACGACTCGCAGCTGCGCTGGCTGGGCCCGGAGAAGGGCGTCATGCACATGGCGATCGGCGCGGTCGTCAACGCGCTGTGGGACCTGCGGGCCAAGCGGGAGGGCCGCCCGCTGTGGCAGGTCCTGGCCGCGATGACGCCCGAGCAGCTGGTCGACCTCGTCGACTTCCGCTACCTCACCGATGCGCTCACCCCCGAGGAGGCGCTGCAGATCCTGCGCGCCGCCGAGCCGGGCCGCGCCGAGCGGCAGGAGCGGCTCCTGCGCGAGGGCTATCCCGCCTACACCACCACCCCCGGCTGGCTCGGCTACGACGACGAGAAGCTGGCGCGGCTGTGCCGGGAGGCGGTCGACGAGGGGTTCGACCAGATCAAGCTCAAGGTCGGCGGTGACCTCGCCGACGACGTGCGCAGGCTGCGGATCGCCCGCGAGGCCGTCGGACCCGACATCCGGATCGCCGTGGACGCCAACCAACGCTGGGACGTCTCCGACGCCATCGCGTGGATCAAGGAGCTGGCGAGCTTCGACCTCGCATGGGTGGAGGAACCCACCAGCCCGGACGACGTGCTCGGGCACGCCGCCATCGCCCGGGGCATCGCGCCCATTCCGGTGGCCACCGGCGAGCACATGGCCAACCGGGTGATGGCCAAGCAGTTCCTCGCCCACGACGCGCTGCAGGTGCTCCAGATCGACGCCACGCGCGTGGCCGGCGTCAACGAGAACGTCGCGATGCTGCTGCTCGCGGCCAAGTTCGGGGTGCCGGTCTGCCCCCACGCAGGCGGTGTGGGGCTCTGCGAGGCGGTGCAGCACCTGGCGATGTTCGACTACGTCGCCGTGTCGGGGCGGCTCGACGGGCGCATGATCGAGTTCGTGGACCACCTCCACGAGCACTTCGTCACACCCGTCCAGGTGACCGGCGGCCGGTACCGGACGCCCACCGAGCCCGGCGCGGGCACCGAGATGCACGCCGCCTCCCTCGCCGGGTACACGGTGGTGCGCGATGCCTGA
- a CDS encoding glycosyltransferase — MANLFGKRAAIVSYRLGTADGVSVTAAQWAGALQLLGMRVRTVAGDGDPDVTVPGLALDAANPPSRHELAAALDDADVVIADNICSLPMNIAAGEAVAEYLRGRTAVLRHHDLPWERERYAGITTWPPDDPGWRHVTVNELARAELAARRGIAATTIYHGFSEERRPEARDPVRAALGVGAELLILQPTRAIPRKNVDVGLAIAETLGATFWLTGPAEDGYAGELERLLERARVPVRRRLPDGVDMAAAYAACDAVVLPSSWEGFGLPMIEAALHRRPIVVADFPVAAELRAFGFRWFPVDDPARLAAWLAEPDPALLDHNEKIAEEHFSTDALARRLARLLTGASGLHPAEIVGGGLNATA; from the coding sequence ATGGCGAACCTGTTCGGGAAACGGGCGGCGATCGTCTCCTACCGCCTGGGTACGGCCGACGGCGTGTCGGTCACGGCGGCCCAATGGGCCGGTGCACTGCAACTGCTCGGCATGCGGGTGCGTACGGTCGCAGGGGACGGTGATCCGGACGTGACGGTGCCCGGCCTCGCTCTCGACGCGGCGAACCCGCCGTCGCGGCACGAGCTGGCCGCTGCGCTGGACGACGCCGACGTCGTGATCGCCGACAACATCTGTTCGTTGCCGATGAACATCGCGGCGGGCGAGGCGGTGGCCGAGTACCTGCGCGGACGGACTGCGGTGCTGCGCCACCACGACCTGCCGTGGGAACGCGAGCGCTACGCCGGCATCACCACGTGGCCGCCGGACGACCCGGGGTGGCGGCACGTCACCGTCAACGAGCTCGCCCGGGCCGAGCTCGCGGCCCGCCGCGGGATCGCGGCCACCACGATCTACCACGGCTTCTCCGAGGAGCGCCGCCCGGAGGCACGGGACCCGGTCCGCGCCGCCCTCGGTGTCGGTGCCGAGCTGCTGATCCTGCAGCCGACGCGGGCGATCCCCCGCAAGAACGTCGACGTCGGCCTCGCGATCGCCGAGACGCTCGGCGCCACCTTCTGGCTCACCGGTCCCGCGGAGGACGGCTACGCGGGCGAGCTGGAGCGCCTGCTGGAGCGCGCCCGGGTGCCGGTTCGCCGCAGGCTGCCCGACGGGGTGGACATGGCGGCCGCCTACGCCGCGTGCGATGCGGTCGTGCTGCCGTCGTCGTGGGAGGGGTTCGGGCTCCCCATGATCGAGGCGGCCCTGCACCGCAGGCCCATCGTCGTGGCCGACTTCCCCGTCGCGGCGGAACTACGGGCGTTCGGCTTCCGCTGGTTCCCCGTCGACGACCCGGCGCGGCTGGCGGCGTGGTTGGCCGAGCCCGACCCCGCCCTGCTCGACCACAACGAGAAGATCGCCGAGGAGCACTTCAGCACCGACGCGCTCGCCCGCCGGCTCGCCCGGCTGCTGACCGGGGCGTCCGGGCTCCACCCCGCGGAGATCGTGGGCGGAGGCCTGAACGCCACGGCCTGA
- a CDS encoding TetR/AcrR family transcriptional regulator, protein MTTTRGSTRDAIVSAALELFRERGFDGTTMRAVAERAGVSVGNAYYYFSSKDELVQGFYDQLVAEHRALALPELARHTDLAERLGAALHCWVTVAEPYREFAGRFFAVAAQPGNPLSPFSAEAGPARAAAVDLYREVLAGARVDPDPELARELPELLWLQHLGIVLFWVHDRSDGAARTRLLVDRTVPMVARLVRLSRMPVLRPLGRQVVDLVRLLRDRH, encoded by the coding sequence GTGACGACCACTCGCGGGAGCACCCGCGACGCCATCGTCAGCGCCGCGCTCGAGCTGTTCCGGGAGCGCGGCTTCGACGGCACCACGATGCGTGCCGTCGCCGAGCGTGCCGGCGTGTCCGTCGGCAACGCCTACTACTACTTCTCCTCGAAGGACGAGCTGGTCCAGGGCTTCTACGACCAGCTCGTCGCGGAGCACCGCGCGCTCGCGCTGCCCGAGCTGGCCCGGCACACCGATCTCGCGGAGCGGCTCGGCGCCGCGCTCCACTGCTGGGTCACGGTGGCCGAGCCGTACCGGGAGTTCGCGGGCCGCTTCTTCGCGGTGGCCGCCCAGCCCGGCAACCCGCTGTCGCCGTTCAGCGCTGAGGCCGGTCCCGCACGCGCCGCCGCGGTGGATCTCTACCGGGAGGTGCTCGCAGGCGCCCGGGTCGACCCCGACCCAGAGCTGGCGCGCGAGCTCCCCGAGCTGCTGTGGCTGCAGCACCTGGGGATCGTGCTGTTCTGGGTGCACGACCGCTCCGACGGCGCCGCCCGCACGCGCCTGCTCGTCGACCGCACCGTGCCGATGGTCGCGCGGCTCGTCCGGCTCTCGCGGATGCCGGTGCTGCGCCCGCTCGGCCGCCAGGTCGTCGACCTGGTCCGGCTGTTGCGCGACCGGCACTGA
- a CDS encoding TIGR03560 family F420-dependent LLM class oxidoreductase, with amino-acid sequence MRLPSPCLIVLAGPVASGKSTWAAEHFPPDAVVSSDRLRALVGAGEDDIAASADALALLDEVVARRAARRLTTVVDSTGLDASKRATWLGLARRHGLACVAVVFDTPAGVCRARNRARARPVPAGVLTAQLKAWPAVREALAGEGFDEVLAPEPVRVVPQAFLGSATAADRQREAPVGLRFALHLGEFRGGAAGLRHRLREIAITAESAGFDAVYVMDHFRQIPQLGRAWEDFPESFTTLAWLAACTERVRLGTLVTAVTHRNVGHLAKIVATLDVLSGGRAICGLGLGWFEAEHRAYGFTFPPLAERYALLEDALAALPVLWGPGGKAFRGRVLDLPDTSGYPRPLQEHVPIVLGGGGERRTLPLAARYADVANVLGDLPSVARKAAVLREHCARTGRDVELSHLTTALVGRDPAEVVALVESHRPRAVDAGRYAEQVHAGTVADHVGRFRELAEIGVTEVAVRLPDLRDPSPVSRMAEVIAAFRG; translated from the coding sequence GTGCGGCTGCCATCGCCCTGCCTGATCGTGCTGGCGGGCCCGGTCGCGTCCGGCAAGTCGACGTGGGCCGCGGAGCACTTCCCACCGGACGCGGTGGTCTCCAGCGACCGCCTCCGGGCGCTGGTCGGGGCGGGGGAGGACGACATCGCGGCCAGCGCCGACGCGCTCGCCCTCCTCGACGAGGTCGTCGCCCGGCGCGCCGCACGCCGGTTGACCACGGTCGTCGACTCCACCGGGCTCGATGCGTCGAAGCGCGCGACCTGGCTGGGCCTCGCCCGCCGGCACGGCCTGGCGTGCGTCGCCGTCGTGTTCGACACCCCGGCGGGCGTCTGCAGGGCCCGCAACCGCGCCCGCGCACGACCGGTGCCGGCCGGCGTGCTGACCGCGCAGCTCAAGGCGTGGCCTGCGGTGCGAGAGGCGCTGGCAGGCGAAGGGTTCGACGAGGTGCTCGCACCGGAGCCGGTCCGGGTGGTGCCGCAGGCGTTCCTGGGCTCGGCCACGGCGGCGGACCGCCAGCGGGAAGCGCCCGTCGGGCTGCGGTTCGCGCTGCACCTCGGTGAGTTCCGCGGCGGGGCCGCCGGGCTCCGGCACCGGCTGCGCGAGATCGCGATCACGGCCGAGTCCGCCGGCTTCGACGCCGTCTACGTGATGGACCACTTCCGGCAGATCCCGCAGCTCGGCCGGGCGTGGGAGGACTTCCCCGAGAGCTTCACCACCCTCGCGTGGCTCGCCGCGTGCACCGAACGGGTCCGGCTCGGCACCCTCGTCACCGCCGTGACGCACCGCAACGTCGGCCACCTCGCCAAGATCGTCGCCACGCTCGACGTGCTGAGCGGTGGCCGCGCGATCTGCGGCCTCGGGCTGGGCTGGTTCGAGGCCGAGCACCGCGCCTACGGGTTCACCTTCCCGCCGCTCGCCGAGCGGTACGCCCTGCTCGAGGACGCGCTCGCGGCGCTGCCGGTGCTGTGGGGGCCTGGCGGGAAGGCCTTCCGCGGGCGGGTGCTCGACCTGCCCGACACCTCCGGCTACCCCCGGCCGCTCCAGGAGCACGTGCCGATCGTGCTCGGCGGTGGGGGCGAGCGGCGCACGCTGCCGCTCGCCGCCCGCTACGCCGACGTCGCCAACGTGCTGGGTGACCTGCCCTCCGTCGCGCGCAAGGCCGCGGTGCTGCGCGAACACTGCGCCCGCACCGGCCGCGACGTCGAGCTGTCGCACCTCACCACCGCCCTCGTCGGCAGGGACCCCGCCGAGGTGGTCGCCCTCGTCGAGTCGCACCGGCCACGGGCCGTCGACGCAGGCCGGTACGCCGAGCAGGTGCACGCCGGCACCGTGGCCGATCACGTCGGACGGTTCCGCGAGCTCGCCGAGATCGGGGTCACCGAGGTCGCGGTTCGCCTGCCCGACCTGCGCGACCCGTCCCCCGTGTCGCGGATGGCCGAGGTCATCGCGGCGTTCAGGGGATGA